The stretch of DNA AAAAAGAAGAACACGTCCTGAGGGGCAGGTAACATGACAAATAAAATAATCGAATCATATTCGGGATTAATCACAAGATTCCCCGTCTTGGTTCTGATAATCATGCTTGTGGTATCGGTATTTGCTATCCATATGGCAGGCACAATCCAGACAAAGAAATCCGATACCAAGTCAATGATTCCGCAGAACGTGGAAGCCATAAGCACCCTGAACAGCATCGAGAACGAATTCGGAAGCACGAATATAGTCTCCTTTGCAATTGAAATTGACCCTTCATATAAAGGGTCGAATGAGGTGCGGGATGTTAGAGACCCGAGGGTGATACTGTATATGGATCAGCTCTCAATGCTGGCTCTCCATACTGATAACGTGATAGATGTCACAAGCTCTGCCTCGGTTCTGAGAGGCGTCAATGGCGGGCGGCTGCCTCAATCAACCAGGGATATACAGGAGCTTACAAATAAGAACGGGCTTCTTGATAGGTATATCAGCAAGGATTATACCATGGCTCTAGTCACCATTCGCACCACTGATGATGTGGACCTTTCCAAACTCGAGCCCGAATTTGAGAAAATACTTATTGAAGTTCCCAAACCGCCCGGAATTACGGCAAGCCTCGGAGGGAGCGTGATGGAAAGCCAGAAAATGCAGCAGGCTATCGCGCCCGATATGGCAAAAACCTCGACCTATTCGCTTGTAGGTATCCTGATAATCGTGCTGGTTCTCTTCCGTTCGATAAAATACGGCTTCACTCCTATGACCACCATAATATTCGGAACCCTGTGGACTATGGGCTATGTCGGGCTTATAGGAATGGGACTGAGTTCCACGACATCGGGTGTCACATCCATGATAATGGGCATCGGTATAGATTTCGGGATACAGCTTGTTACAAGGTACAGGCTTGAACTGCAAAACCTGCCCACGTTGAAGGAGCATCACCCGCATCTCAAGCTTGGACACAGGGAAGCAATGGAAGTGACACTTAACAATGTGATAACCCCCATGTTGACCACGACGCTTGCAGCCCTGATAGGTTTCCAGGCTATGTCCCTGGGGAGATTGACTTTCCTGGGTGACATGGGAAAAATGATGAGCTATGGGGTTGCTGCAAGCATGATCGCAGCTATAACCATAGTGCCTGCAATTATTCTAATAATCGATACAATGAATATAAAAAATACATATGAAAAATTAATGAACAAATTTGAGGTAAGAATATGAAAACCAAAATATTGGAGCAAAGTATAGGACTCACTATATTGATAATCTTCCTGTCGATAATAATCGGCCCTGTTTTAGGGGCACCCATCATGGGAGCGCAGGGAAGCAAAATTCAGGCAAATTTCATGAGCCAGGATCCCGACCCTGCAGATGCCGGGAAGGATCTGGATTTAAGATGGCAGGTTGTCAATACCCTTACAAGTCCAGCGGAGAGTCTGAAATTCCATCTTGATGCCAATTATCCTTTTTTATTTGAAGCAGGGGATAGTCCTGATCAGGACCTTGGAGCATCGGCAGGGACGAACGACAACCAAATTTTCTATGTTCTCCACTACAAACTCAGGGTGGCTGATAATGCCATCAAGGGAACTTATAATGTAACGCTGAGCTGGGACACAGGACAAGGCTGGACTAAGAAGGATTTCCCGATATACATCGACCCTAAAAGGGCGGATTTCGTAGTCGGAGCGCTTGTCACATCCCCTGAGAAGCTCATAGCAGATACGATGCAGGCAAAGCTGTCGGTGGATATTAACAACATCGGGAAAGGCAATGCCGAGAATGTAAAAGCAAAACTTTTCCTGCCTCCGGGTTTCAATTCCAGTTACAGTTATTCGGACGAGGATAGCCTTGGCATAATTACAGAAGGTGGGAGTAAAACGGCAACCTTCTACGCTGACGTTGATGAAAATATCAAGGAAGGGGACTATAATGCCAGACTTGAAGTCACATATAAGGATGAAAATGATGAGAACAATTCATACAGGACAAAGACCCTTGACCTTGACATACCCATCAAGCCAGCCCCGTATCTAATCGTGGAATCTGTGAAAACAGTTCCGGAAAACCTGACATCCGGAAATAAAGCCGAGGTTCATATCAGGGTCAAAAATACCGGGAATAAAAAAGCGGAATCAGTGTCTTTGCGTATATTCCAGGATGCCTCCCAGCCCTTCGTATTCGAAGGAAAATCGGATTTCGTGGGAAAACTTGAGCCGGGTGAAAGCGGCGAAGCCGTGCTAAGATTCACCGTCGATGGAACTGCGGTGGCAAAGACGTATCTCGTTGATACGGAATTAAGAGGGATTGATGAAACAAACGAAGTGGTGATATTCAGCCGCACACTGCCGCTGACAGTTGTTCCTGGACCGAAAAGTTCACCGTTAAGCTCTGCTGGCATGCTGGTCGGTTTTGTGGTTATTGGTGCTGTAGTGGCGACTTATTATGTGAAAAGTAAAAAGAGT from Candidatus Methanoperedens sp. encodes:
- a CDS encoding MMPL family transporter; protein product: MTNKIIESYSGLITRFPVLVLIIMLVVSVFAIHMAGTIQTKKSDTKSMIPQNVEAISTLNSIENEFGSTNIVSFAIEIDPSYKGSNEVRDVRDPRVILYMDQLSMLALHTDNVIDVTSSASVLRGVNGGRLPQSTRDIQELTNKNGLLDRYISKDYTMALVTIRTTDDVDLSKLEPEFEKILIEVPKPPGITASLGGSVMESQKMQQAIAPDMAKTSTYSLVGILIIVLVLFRSIKYGFTPMTTIIFGTLWTMGYVGLIGMGLSSTTSGVTSMIMGIGIDFGIQLVTRYRLELQNLPTLKEHHPHLKLGHREAMEVTLNNVITPMLTTTLAALIGFQAMSLGRLTFLGDMGKMMSYGVAASMIAAITIVPAIILIIDTMNIKNTYEKLMNKFEVRI